A genomic window from Amia ocellicauda isolate fAmiCal2 chromosome 15, fAmiCal2.hap1, whole genome shotgun sequence includes:
- the clic1 gene encoding chloride intracellular channel protein 1, which translates to MADEERPQVELFVKAGSDGQSIGNCPFSQRLFMVLWLKGVTFNVTTVDMKRKPDILKDLAPGAQPPFLLYGGEVKTDTNKIEEFLEENLCPPKYPKLAARNPESNTAGLDVFSKFSAYIKNSNPGMNDNLEKGLLRALKQLDTYLSTQLPDEIDEHSAEDEGQSTRPFLDGQELTLADCNLLPKLHIVKVVCLKYRGFEIPRSLVSLWRYLDAAYAREEFASTCPADTEVHSAYASVARALR; encoded by the exons ATGGCAGACGAGGAGCGTCCGCAGGTCGAGCTGTTCGTGAAG gCGGGCTCAGACGGTCAGAGTATCGGGAACTGTCCATTCTCTCAGAGGCTGTTCATGGTGCTATGGCTGAAAGGGGTTACCTTCAATGTCACCACTGTGGACATGAAGAG GAAGCCTGATATCCTGAAGGACTTGGCCCCAGGGGCCCAGCCGCCCTTCCTGCTGTATGGAGGGGAGGTGAAGACCGACACCAACAAGATCGAGGAGTTTCTGGAGGAGAACCTCTGCCCCCCGAA GTATCCTAAGCTCGCTGCAAGAAACCCTGAGTCCAACACTGCTGGGTTGGACGTCTTCTCCAAGTTCTCAGCCTACATCAAGAACTCCAACCCCGGCATGAACGACA ATCTGGAGAAGGGTCTGCTGAGGGCCCTGAAGCAGCTGGACACATACCTGTCCACCCAACTGCCGGATGAGATCGACGAGCACAGTGCGGAGGATGAGGGCCAGTCCACGAGGCCGTTCCTGGATGGGCAGGAGCTCACGCTGGCCGACTGCAACCTGCTGCCCAAACTGCACATTGTCAAG gtGGTGTGTCTGAAGTACCGTGGGTTCGAGATCCCGCGCTCGCTTGTGTCGCTGTGGCGATACCTGGACGCAGCCTATGCCCGTGAGGAGTTCGCCTCCACCTGCCCCGCCGACACCGAGGTGCACAGTGCCTACGCCTCTGTGGCCCGCGCCCTCCGGTAG